Proteins co-encoded in one Pan paniscus chromosome 23, NHGRI_mPanPan1-v2.0_pri, whole genome shotgun sequence genomic window:
- the MMP11 gene encoding stromelysin-3 isoform X1, whose translation MAPAAWLRSAAARALLPPMLLLLLQPPPLLARALPPDAHHLHAERRGPQPWHAALPSSPAPAPATQEAPRPASSLRPPRCGVPDPPDGLSARNRQKRFVLSGGRWEKTDLTYRILRFPWQLVQEQVRQTMAEALKVWSDVTPLTFTEVHEGRADIVIDFARYWHGDDLPFDGPGGILAHAFFPKTHREGDVHFDYDETWTIGDDQGTDLLQVAAHEFGHVLGLQHTTAAKALMSAFYTFRYPLSLSPDDRRGVQHLYGQPWPTVTSRTPALGPQAGIDTNEIAPLEPDAPPDACEASFDAVSTIRGELFFFKAGFVWRLRGGQLQPGYPALASRHWQGLPSPVDAAFEDAQGHIWFFQGAQYWVYDGEKPVLGPAPLTELGLVRFPVHAALVWGPEKNKIYFFRGRDYWRFHPSTRRVDSPVPRRATDWRGVPSEIDAAFQDADGALGVRQLVGGGHSSRFSHLVVAGLPHACHRKSGSSSQVLCPEPSALLSVAG comes from the exons ATGGCTCCGGCCGCCTGGCTCCGCAGCGCGGCCGCGCGCGCCCTCCTGCCCccgatgctgctgctgctgctccagccgccgccgctgctGGCCCGGGCTCTGCCGCCG GATGCCCACCACCTCCATGCCGAGAGGAGGGGGCCACAGCCCTGGCATGCAGCCCTGCCCAGTAGCCCGGCACCTGCCCCTGCCACGCAGGAGGCCCCCCGGCCTGCCAGCAGCCTCAGGCCTCCCCGCTGTGGCGTGCCCGACCCACCTGATGGGCTGAGTGCCCGCAACCGACAGAAGAGGTTCGTGCTTTCTGGCGGGCGCTGGGAGAAGACGGACCTCACCTACAG GATCCTTCGGTTCCCATGGCAGTTGGTGCAGGAGCAGGTGCGGCAGACGATGGCAGAGGCCCTAAAGGTATGGAGCGATGTGACGCCACTCACCTTCACTGAGGTGCACGAGGGCCGTGCTGACATTGTGATCGACTTCGCCAG GTACTGGCATGGGGACGACCTGCCGTTTGATGGGCCTGGGGGCATCCTGGCCCATGCCTTCTTCCCTAAGACTCACCGAGAAGGGGATGTCCACTTCGACTATGATGAGACCTGGACTATCGGGGATGACCAGG GCACAGACCTGCTGCAGGTGGCAGCCCATGAATTTGGCCACGTGCTGGGGCTGCAGCACACAACAGCAGCCAAGGCCCTGATGTCCGCCTTCTACACCTTTCGCTACCCACTGAGTCTCAGCCCAGATGACCGCAGGGGCGTTCAACACCTATATGGCCAGCCCTGGCCCACTGTCACCTCCAGGACCCCAGCCCTGGGCCCCCAGGCTGGGATAGACACCAATGAGATTGCACCGCTGGAG CCAGACGCCCCGCCAGATGCCTGTGAGGCCTCCTTTGACGCGGTCTCCACCATCCGAGGCGAGCTCTTTTTCTTCAAAGCGGGCTTTGTGTGGCGCCTGCGTGGGGGCCAGCTGCAGCCTGGCTACCCAGCATTGGCCTCTCGCCACTGGCAGGGACTGCCCAGCCCTGTGGACGCTGCCTTCGAGGATGCCCAGGGCCACATTTGGTTCTTCCAAG GTGCTCAGTACTGGGTGTACGACGGTGAAAAGCCAGTCCTGGGCCCCGCACCCCTCACCgagctgggcctggtgaggtTCCCGGTCCATGCTGCCTTGGTCTGGGGTCCCGAGAAGAACAAGATCTACTTCTTCCGAGGCAGGGACTACTGGCGTTTCCACCCCAGCACCCGGCGTGTAGACAGTCCCGTGCCCCGCAGGGCCACTGACTGGAGAGGGGTGCCCTCTGAGATCGACGCTGCCTTCCAGGATGCTGATGGTGCGTTGGGGGTGAGGCAGCTGGTGGGAGGTGGGCACAGCAGCCGCTTCTCCCACCTGGTGGTGGCTGGGCTCCCACATGCCTGCCACAGGAAGTCTGGCTCTTCATCACAGGTCCTTTGTCCAGAGCCATCTGCCCTCCTCTCGGTGGCCGGCTAG
- the MMP11 gene encoding stromelysin-3 isoform X2, which translates to MAPAAWLRSAAARALLPPMLLLLLQPPPLLARALPPDAHHLHAERRGPQPWHAALPSSPAPAPATQEAPRPASSLRPPRCGVPDPPDGLSARNRQKRFVLSGGRWEKTDLTYRILRFPWQLVQEQVRQTMAEALKVWSDVTPLTFTEVHEGRADIVIDFARYWHGDDLPFDGPGGILAHAFFPKTHREGDVHFDYDETWTIGDDQGTDLLQVAAHEFGHVLGLQHTTAAKALMSAFYTFRYPLSLSPDDRRGVQHLYGQPWPTVTSRTPALGPQAGIDTNEIAPLEPDAPPDACEASFDAVSTIRGELFFFKAGFVWRLRGGQLQPGYPALASRHWQGLPSPVDAAFEDAQGHIWFFQGAQYWVYDGEKPVLGPAPLTELGLVRFPVHAALVWGPEKNKIYFFRGRDYWRFHPSTRRVDSPVPRRATDWRGVPSEIDAAFQDADGYAYFLRGRLYWKFDPVKVKALEGFPRLVGPDFFGCAEPANTFL; encoded by the exons ATGGCTCCGGCCGCCTGGCTCCGCAGCGCGGCCGCGCGCGCCCTCCTGCCCccgatgctgctgctgctgctccagccgccgccgctgctGGCCCGGGCTCTGCCGCCG GATGCCCACCACCTCCATGCCGAGAGGAGGGGGCCACAGCCCTGGCATGCAGCCCTGCCCAGTAGCCCGGCACCTGCCCCTGCCACGCAGGAGGCCCCCCGGCCTGCCAGCAGCCTCAGGCCTCCCCGCTGTGGCGTGCCCGACCCACCTGATGGGCTGAGTGCCCGCAACCGACAGAAGAGGTTCGTGCTTTCTGGCGGGCGCTGGGAGAAGACGGACCTCACCTACAG GATCCTTCGGTTCCCATGGCAGTTGGTGCAGGAGCAGGTGCGGCAGACGATGGCAGAGGCCCTAAAGGTATGGAGCGATGTGACGCCACTCACCTTCACTGAGGTGCACGAGGGCCGTGCTGACATTGTGATCGACTTCGCCAG GTACTGGCATGGGGACGACCTGCCGTTTGATGGGCCTGGGGGCATCCTGGCCCATGCCTTCTTCCCTAAGACTCACCGAGAAGGGGATGTCCACTTCGACTATGATGAGACCTGGACTATCGGGGATGACCAGG GCACAGACCTGCTGCAGGTGGCAGCCCATGAATTTGGCCACGTGCTGGGGCTGCAGCACACAACAGCAGCCAAGGCCCTGATGTCCGCCTTCTACACCTTTCGCTACCCACTGAGTCTCAGCCCAGATGACCGCAGGGGCGTTCAACACCTATATGGCCAGCCCTGGCCCACTGTCACCTCCAGGACCCCAGCCCTGGGCCCCCAGGCTGGGATAGACACCAATGAGATTGCACCGCTGGAG CCAGACGCCCCGCCAGATGCCTGTGAGGCCTCCTTTGACGCGGTCTCCACCATCCGAGGCGAGCTCTTTTTCTTCAAAGCGGGCTTTGTGTGGCGCCTGCGTGGGGGCCAGCTGCAGCCTGGCTACCCAGCATTGGCCTCTCGCCACTGGCAGGGACTGCCCAGCCCTGTGGACGCTGCCTTCGAGGATGCCCAGGGCCACATTTGGTTCTTCCAAG GTGCTCAGTACTGGGTGTACGACGGTGAAAAGCCAGTCCTGGGCCCCGCACCCCTCACCgagctgggcctggtgaggtTCCCGGTCCATGCTGCCTTGGTCTGGGGTCCCGAGAAGAACAAGATCTACTTCTTCCGAGGCAGGGACTACTGGCGTTTCCACCCCAGCACCCGGCGTGTAGACAGTCCCGTGCCCCGCAGGGCCACTGACTGGAGAGGGGTGCCCTCTGAGATCGACGCTGCCTTCCAGGATGCTGATG GCTATGCCTACTTCCTGCGCGGCCGCCTCTACTGGAAGTTTGACCCTGTGAAGGTGAAGGCTTTGGAAGGCTTCCCCCGTCTCGTGGGTCCCGACTTCTTTGGCTGTGCCGAGCCTGCCAACACTTTCCTCTGA